The Gillisia sp. Hel_I_86 genome has a segment encoding these proteins:
- the ric gene encoding iron-sulfur cluster repair di-iron protein: protein MENLTEKPIGQIVAEDYRTAQIFKNHKIDFCCQGNRSIQEAADKKKLDAQVLINEIKAVQQGKQEGTIDFKSWPLDLLADYIEKKHHRYVEEKIPVLKPYLEKLCKVHGERHPELFEITEHFNKSAGELAAHMKKEEIILFPAIRKMVQAKQTGSKLEKPHFGTVQNPIQMMMVEHETEGERFRLIDELSNNYTPPQDACNTYRVTFALLQEFENDLHRHIHLENNILFPNSAQLEMELSSEN from the coding sequence ATGGAAAATTTAACAGAAAAACCAATCGGACAAATAGTAGCAGAAGACTACCGAACCGCACAAATTTTTAAAAACCACAAAATCGATTTTTGTTGCCAGGGAAACAGGAGTATCCAAGAGGCAGCAGATAAGAAGAAACTAGATGCCCAAGTATTGATCAATGAAATAAAAGCAGTACAACAAGGCAAACAGGAAGGTACCATCGATTTTAAATCTTGGCCTTTAGACCTCCTTGCGGATTATATCGAGAAAAAACACCACCGATATGTAGAGGAAAAAATCCCAGTATTAAAGCCTTACCTTGAAAAATTATGCAAAGTACACGGGGAGCGCCATCCCGAACTGTTTGAAATCACTGAACATTTCAACAAATCTGCCGGCGAACTTGCAGCGCACATGAAAAAGGAAGAAATCATCCTTTTCCCAGCAATCCGTAAAATGGTGCAGGCAAAACAAACGGGCAGCAAGCTGGAGAAACCTCATTTTGGGACTGTTCAAAATCCCATCCAAATGATGATGGTGGAACACGAAACCGAAGGCGAACGCTTTAGGCTAATTGATGAATTGAGCAATAATTACACTCCGCCCCAAGATGCGTGCAACACCTACCGTGTTACCTTCGCATTGCTTCAGGAATTTGAAAACGACCTTCATAGACATATACATTTAGAGAACAATATCCTGTTCCCAAATTCTGCACAACTGGAAATGGAGCTATCTAGTGAAAATTAA